The sequence CTTCCCCAGTAGCTTTAATAGTAGGAGCTATTGTAGGGCTTGGAATAGGTTTTTATATGCTATATAAAAAATCTGAAAGATTTAGAAAAGGTGTTGATGCTTTAATAAGTCCACTTAAAGAGTTATGGGGCTGGATTAAAAAATTTAGTTTTGTTGAGGGAATAATTGATTTTGGAAAAAATGTATATAACAAAGCTAAAGATTTTGTTACTGCTGGAACTCAAGGTAAAACAAATGAAGAAACAGAAAAAGAGATACAAGATAGAGTAAATCAAGTAAAGAATAACCCTAACCAAGCTTCTAATGAGGTAAGTGCTGGAACAGGGCAAGGAGTAAATACAGACTATTTACTAAGTGGTAGTGGCACAGGTAATGGTAAGATTAAACACAATGGTTACTATCTAAAGGGAACTAAAAATAGTGGAACTAATGGAAGTGTTTATAATAATAGTTCTAGTAGTTCTAATTCAAATAATGTTTATACATCAGCACCAGTTGAAAAGACTATTGAAGAAAAAATGTTAGATACTCTATTGGCCATAAAAAATCTTTTAAGTTTTAAAGGAGAAAAGAGCAATAATACAGCTACTAACAACTCTCAAATAGTTATAAATATCAATAAAGGGGATAATATAAGTGATATTATTTCCCAAGTAGTAGAAGATTTAACAGTAATATTAGGAAATATATAGGAGGTGGTAAATATGATGACAGAAGTACTTGAAAAACTATTACAAACTAGTTCTCTTGCTAAAATTGACCCACAAACACAACTTTCAGAGTGGGCAACAGATAAAATTACTGGAGGAATAGCAAGTAATATAAATCAACTTACTCAAAATAATCCTGTACTTAGAAAACTTTATTCTTTCTCAAGAATATTAAAAGAGATAAAAGTATCAATAGCAGAAGAAAAGAACGGAGTAGAGTTATCTATATTTACCTTTCCTGTTACTCCAGCAAATATTAAATTTATTGGAAATGATAATATTATTGAGGAAGTCGATACAATAGCTGGAAAAATAAACTACAAGAAAGATATAGATTTTAGAATAGTTAGTTTTTCCTCTTTTTTTCCTAATAATTACTACTCTTTTTCTAATGACTATAAGTATTTTGGAATAGATTGTGTAAATAAGGTTGATGAATTAAAACTAAAAGAAACTCCTATAAAGCTTGTAATCACAGGTATAGGACTAGTTCTCAAGTGTTATATTTCTAAGTTTGAGCCTAACACTACTCCTGAAGGGGATATTGAATATACTATTGAATTTAAGGAAGCTAAAGACCCAAGTATTTATGAAACTCAATCAAAACACTATGTATTTAAGCCTGAAGCTTTCAATTTAAGCAAGTAGGTGTTTACAATGATAACTACATATTGTATAAAGAATACTTCAAGCCAAATAGTAGATATTTCAAATATAGTCAAAGCTGAAATGAAATTAAAAAAATCTATAAGTGAGTTCGCTTGGACCTTAGACTTTAATATAACTAAAAACCCTCAATTCTACAATGTAGAGATAGGAGATATTATAGTTATAAAACTTGATGGTAAAGAGATATTTTCAGGAATAATTATTAATGGAGATATCACTAATTTATCTTTTAAAGCTGTTGATTATGCTTGGTATTTTTCAAAGAATGAAGAAATTTATCAATTTGAAGATATAGAAGCTTCTATTGTTGTAAGAAAGCTTATAGAAACTTTTGGAGCTAATACTGGAAATATAGAAGCTACCAATACTATGGTTGATAATTTCTATTTTGGAAAAACTTTAGGAGAAATTATCAAAGAGATTATAAAAAATATTAAGGACTTAGAAAATCAAGAGTTTAGATTTTTTTATAAAGAAACTAAATTTCACTTTGAAAGAAGTAAAAAGAACAAATATAAAAGAGGAATATATACCCCTCTCAGCTCATTATCTTCCATTCTGAACGGTTATGAATGTAATGCCTTGAATTACATCAAAGAACCTAAAAGAACACTGGATATAGAGGGAATGAGAAATTCAATTAGAGTATATAAGACATCAGGAAAAGAATATATTCAAGTTAGCACAGCAAAAGACAAAGGGAATATTGAAAAATATGGACTTATGCAAAAATTAGTATCTTATAAAGATAATGATTTGAATGGTGGAACTATTACAGCTACTAATCTACTAAACCAAGAAAATAAAGTTAATGAAAAAATCTCTTTTGAAATTCCTCTATTGAGTGAATTTATAAGAGATGGAGAAATTTTAAAATTATCTTATGATAAGTATGGAATAAATGGAGTATTTGAAATCACAAGTATTACTTATAACTTTAGTATGCATAAAACAATTTTTACAGCTTCATTAGAGCTAGAAAAGGTGGAATAAATGGTAAAAGATGAAAGATATTATAATGCTCTAACTAAAATAG is a genomic window of Fusobacterium mortiferum ATCC 9817 containing:
- a CDS encoding XkdQ/YqbQ family protein, which gives rise to MITTYCIKNTSSQIVDISNIVKAEMKLKKSISEFAWTLDFNITKNPQFYNVEIGDIIVIKLDGKEIFSGIIINGDITNLSFKAVDYAWYFSKNEEIYQFEDIEASIVVRKLIETFGANTGNIEATNTMVDNFYFGKTLGEIIKEIIKNIKDLENQEFRFFYKETKFHFERSKKNKYKRGIYTPLSSLSSILNGYECNALNYIKEPKRTLDIEGMRNSIRVYKTSGKEYIQVSTAKDKGNIEKYGLMQKLVSYKDNDLNGGTITATNLLNQENKVNEKISFEIPLLSEFIRDGEILKLSYDKYGINGVFEITSITYNFSMHKTIFTASLELEKVE